A region from the Spea bombifrons isolate aSpeBom1 chromosome 7, aSpeBom1.2.pri, whole genome shotgun sequence genome encodes:
- the YBEY gene encoding endoribonuclease YbeY: protein MSFIVRNVQRVVPLRRAPLRFNLNIARNCLGVKRFDLAVICTNNTMIRKINKTYRGKDTATDVLSFPFHEELQPGILPIPSFKDEYNLGDIYLGVEFIYQQCQETKDDYNSTLTVTAVHGLCHLLGYRHDTEEQWKRMFEKENKVLMEINKVTGYSLKPLSTNCL from the exons atGTCTTTCATTGTAAGAAATGTGCAACGTGTTGTTCCTCTGCGCAGAGCCCCCCTAAGATTCAACCTGAATATTGCTCGAAATTGCCTTGGAGTGAAGAGATTTGACCTGGCGGTAATCTGCACAAACAATACAATGATTAGGAAAATCAACAAAACATATAGAGGAAAGGACACAGCCACAGATGTACTGTCGTTTCCCTTTCACGAG GAGCTGCAACCTGGGATATTGCCCATTCCATCCTTTAAGGATGAATACAATTTGGGTGATATATATCTCGGAGTTGAGTTTATCTATCAACAATGTCAAGAAACAAAGGATGATTACAACAGCACCCTGACT GTAACTGCTGTGCATGGACTTTGCCATCTTCTTGGATACCGGCATGATACTGAAGAACAGTGGAAAAGG atgtttgaaaaagaaaacaaggttCTAATGGAAATAAACAAAGTTACCGGATACAGCTTGAAACCACTGTCTACAAATTGTTTGTAA